A part of Carassius carassius chromosome 32, fCarCar2.1, whole genome shotgun sequence genomic DNA contains:
- the greb1 gene encoding protein GREB1: MGNSYTGHLQSTRFEEVLHNSIEASLRSNTVVPRPVFTQLYLEAEQRPYSHDGRGDEDDDEEDGSDSNSPPIQYQMRSPPEGSCTTDGFCQAGKDLRLSSMATESLEVPPGFLLVGAKSPSMPDHILVCAVDQRFLPDECGRNALLGFSGNCMGCGEKGFRYFTEFANHINLKLTTQPKKQKHLKYHLLRNAQGILVKGPPICWKGIDSRMRNAVCNAAAGPEEQSGHGPTDLLPSSGHAALNTINHSDLNTHLHISEGSPPLTNGSHVPGPQQPPAQPGIVANGPGKPTVIGSMANSGPPKKRHKGWSPESSATTEVTPRPAPNSTTNGTKSADSGASGCLSMGSSPPLAPGESVTVPDHLLYTCGLRPVIFKGHGTLPHLCGNLGDVLVSGLLQKCYRNSQNLPRVYEQYGTAPIQPISTEMLILLTVYYLVQLAPDQAPLMEDLEQIFMRSWRESHLTEIRQYQQTHAQFPPPLPCLAQPLTPSQLPWLAKLATSSCGEGVLVLDTAPSLAEALEDTFHRLVEGRLNQTNYVVIICMNRSQEIESCVVVTGKHQTRALAESLLSPSDCVREIVHELSSGMAAELGSYFSSLGPDGDVEALLEQASPENNAQYSSIEPSGDSPKAKCAEYYVEWHEIRPIQLAVARKLLSHVCAIADSSTQNLDLGSFDKVEFLICVPPSEVTFHQVVLHLWNSGVLRELGLDQDCLSVKEAEQYVVKLNQSAVGKINSLIQKSKMNPYTLFILVHDHAHWDISSGQCSGGDSSLGLVDGLLNCRQIREASNILTLHVTSFPFTLQTQYTRISPYNEIHWPSGFNNDVDLYHEKTKYFGVSELLETTRSGSGLPLLRYDSSFESMAAALEERFPKLHSAVIRTHVLIQHYSLALMATAGGQALQALQKHISVETLEMVQCLLNTSQRCPSHHGHMLLLRIPSPALAAFAHQRLCHVRNRLGLHKQFEVILGDPCSALTVGKHFLDQLRVWLKILDPDWAPLTYLELEALPCILILTGMDPLGESLPRSLKYCDLRVISCWSLQRTTLEQELGLAAYLLKTKQDTQLGPHARCDLSESDPEKLSSTDNEDEEVVVDVNNDLPKLGNQASPAGSQHPQSDWTPLDPDKQPNQRRQSKSTSSGSSSTQASPLRRSCSWARNLSRPPVVLLPKAIYDLITTVDSSGLPKSTSFLPHSAVEWVSSFRPLLSKMMTCTEQSLYYRQWTVPKPHHMDSSNRAEGRTDNFHPRKLLLSGPPQVGKTGAYLQFLGILSRMLIRLMEVDIYDEEDINCNCEKDLVRYHQPIALWPNTDTVQGMPFDYTIHDPKYEDISTVYSPDFTPNSYDGNSRRHEDVYLHRRTARIKLSKYAAYNTYHHCEQCHQYMGFNPQYQSTLHAFTFSHLLLGEEIQLYFIIPKSKEHHFSFSQSGGQLESMRLPLTSDWNPDAIKSPIFTPTTGRHEHGLFNLYHAMEGAAHLHILVIKEYEMAVYKKYWPNHIMLVLPTIFNGAGIGAAHFLIKELSYHNLELERSRRVEHGSRPQDVWPFIILADDSCVMWNSVDVDPKSGTAGTERNVSLKQVLQHMESSPDIAQYGLCGMRKWSSRGGGAGQQKEPFSRGHLHDFLLLNVDLTQNVQYNQNRFTCDDVDFNLRAHSAGLLICRFNSFSVMKKQIAIGGYETFIIKTKMTDVPTTIQPTQYICAPDSKHLFLATPAQLLLEKYLQHTSHHLFPLSAQNYSHPVLSVDCYLNLGPEVTVCFVSSRPHSINFSTTGLLFSGLLLYFCDSFVTPGFLKKFQFLKGATLCVIGPNRSSLRQTVVRLELEEEWRFRLSDEFQTANAKEDQPLFFLTGKHI, translated from the exons ATGGGGAATTCATATACAGGACACCTTCAGAGCACACGGTTTGAGGAGGTGCTGCACAACTCCATCGAGGCGTCACTGCGCTCCAACACAGTGGTGCCCAGACCTGTGTTCACTCAGCTGTACCTGGAAGCAGAGCAAAGGCCTTACTCTCATGATG GCCGAggagatgaggatgatgatgaagaggatgGCTCAGATTCAAACAGCCCTCCGATCCAATATCAGATGAGGTCTCCACCAGAGGGATCCTGTACTACAGATG GGTTCTGTCAGGCAGGCAAAGACCTTCGGCTCTCATCCATGGCCACCGAGTCTTTGGAAGTCCCTCCTGGGTTTCTGCTCGTCGGAGCAAAATCTCCCAGCATGCCTGATCACATTCTGGTGTGTGCGGTGGACCAGCGCTTTCTCCCTGATGAATGTGGACGTAACGCACTTTTAG GTTTCTCAGGGAACTGCATGGGCTGCGGAGAGAAGGGCTTCCGCTACTTCACTGAGTTTGCCAATCACATCAACCTGAAGCTCACCACACAGCCTAAGAAGCAGAAGCACTTAAAGTACCACCTGCTCAGAAATGCACAGGGCATTCTAGTCAAGGGACCACCAATCTGCTGGAAAGGAATAG ACAGCCGAATGAGAAATGCAGTCTGCAATGCAGCTGCTGGACCAGAGGAACAATCCGGACATGGGCCCACTGACCTGCTTCCCAGTTCAGGACACGCGGCCTTAAACACAATTAACCATTCAG ATCTAAACACCCATCTCCATATATCTGAGGGTTCCCCTCCCTTAACCAATGGCAGTCATGTTCCTGGACCCCAGCAGCCTCCAGCACAGCCTGGAATAGTGGCCAATGGTCCTGGAAAGCCCACAGTAATAG GCTCTATGGCAAATTCTGGGCCTCCTAAAAAGAGGCACAAGGGATGGTCCCCGGAATCCTCTGCTACTACAGAAGTCACCCCCAGACCTGCACCCAACAGCACAACCAATGGCACTAAATCAG CGGATAGTGGGGCATCTGGGTGTTTGTCTATGGGGTCCTCGCCGCCCCTTGCTCCTGGGGAGTCTGTCACAGTGCCTGATCACCTGCTCTATACTTGTGGATTACGACCGGTCATTTTTAAAG GACACGGGACACTGCCACATTTGTGTGGGAACCTCGGGGATGTGCTGGTGAGTGGCCTGCTTCAGAAATGCTATCGCAATTCCCAGAACCTCCCACGAGTCTACGAGCAGTACGGCACCGCTCCCATTCAGCCCATCTCCACTGAGATGCTCATCCTGCTGACTGTCTACTATCTAGTGCAGCTTG CACCTGACCAGGCTCCTCTGATGGAAGACTTGGAGCAGATCTTCATGCGTTCCTGGCGCGAGTCTCACCTGACGGAGATCCGGCAGTATCAGCAGACGCATGCACAGTTTCCACCTCCTCTCCCCTGCCTCGCACAGCCCCTCACTCCCTCTCAGCTCCCATGGCTGGCCAAACTGGCCACAAGCTCATGCGGGGAAGGAGTTCTGGTGCTGGACACGGCGCCCTCTCTAGCTGAAGCGCTGGAGGACACCTTCCACAGACTGGTAGAAGGCAGACTGAACCAGACCAATTATGTGGTGATCATCTGCATGAACAGGAGCCAGGAAATAGAGTCATGTGTGGTGGTGACCG GGAAGCACCAGACTCGTGCTTTAGCTGAGAGTCTTCTCTCTCCCAGTGATTGTGTGAGAGAGATCGTCCATGAACTGTCTTCTGGGATGGCAGCAGAGTTGGGATCCTATTTCAGTTCTCTGGGTCCAG ATGGAGATGTGGAGGCCTTGCTGGAGCAAGCCAGTCCTGAGAACAATGCCCAGTATTCTAGCATAGAACCATCAGGAGACAGTCCTAAAGCCAAGTGTGCGG AATATTATGTAGAGTGGCACGAGATCCGGCCCATACAGCTTGCCGTGGCTCGGAAGCTGCTCTCGCATGTTTGCGCCATCGCTGATTCCAGCACACAGAACCTGGACCTCGGTTCCTTCGACAAGGTTGAGTTCTTAATCTGCGTTCCGCCTTCAGAGGTCACTTTCCATCAAGTCGTCCTTCACCTGTGGAACTCAG GGGTGTTACGGGAGTTAGGACTGGACCAAGACTGCCTGTCGGTGAAGGAGGCTGAGCAGTACGTGGTAAAACTGAACCAGAGCGCAGTGGGAAAAATCAACAGTCTCATTCAGAAATCTAAGATGAACCCCTACACGCTCTTCATACTCGTGCACGATCACGCACACTGGGACATCAGCAG TGGACAGTGCAGTGGAGGAGACTCCAGTCTGGGACTAGTGGACGGTCTGTTGAACTGCAGGCAGATTCGAGAAGCTTCCAACATCCTGACGCTCCACGTGACTTCATTCCCCTTCACCTTGCAGACTCAGTACACACGAATCAGCCCTTACAATGAAATCCACTGGCCTTCTGGATTCAACAAT GATGTGGATCTTTATCACGAGAAGACAAAGTACTTTGGTGTGTCCGAGCTGCTGGAGACGACCCGCTCTGGAAGTGGCCTTCCTCTGCTACGATATGACAGTTCATTTGAGAGCATGGCTGCTGCTCTGGAAGAGAG GTTCCCGAAACTACACAGTGCAGTGATTCGCACCCATGTGCTGATCCAGCATTACTCTCTGGCCCTGATGGCAACAGCGGGCGGCCAGGCTTTACAGGCTCTGCAGAAGCACATCTCAGTGGAGACGCTGGAGATGGTGCAGTGCCTTCTCAACACATCCCAGCGGTGTCCCAGCCATCACGGTCACATGCTGCTCCTGAGGATCCCCTCCCCAGCTCTCGCTGCCTTCGCTCACCAGCGCCTCTGCCATGTCCGCAACAGACTCGGCCTTCACAAGCAGTTTGAGGTCATCCTGGGGGATCCATGCTCTGCTCTCACTGTAGGAAAACACTTCTTGGACCAACTGAGG GTATGGCTGAAAATCTTGGACCCAGACTGGGCTCCTCTGACATATCTAGAGCTGGAGGCTTTACCTTGTATCCTCATCTTAACCGGCATGGATCCTCTTGGAGAGTCTTTACCCAG ATCTCTGAAGTACTGTGACCTGCGTGTTATCAGCTGCTGGTCTCTGCAGCGCACCACTCTCGAGCAGGAGCTGGGGTTGGCTGCGTACCTACTGAAAACCAAACAAGATACCCAGCTCGGGCCGCACGCACGCTGTGACCTGTCTGAGAGTGACCCGGAAAAACTCAGCAGCACTGACAACGAGGATGAGGAGGTTGTAGTGGATG TAAACAACGATCTCCCTAAACTGGGTAACCAGGCCTCCCCAGCTGGCTCTCAGCACCCTCAGTCTGACTGGACTCCTTTGGATCCAGACAAGCAGCCCAACCAGAGGCGGCAGTCCAAATCCACCTCATCCGGCTCTTCGTCCACACAGGCCTCTCCTCTACGGCGGAGCTGCTCCTGGGCGCGCAATCTTAGCCGCCCTCCAGTGGTGCTGCTGCCTAAAGCCATCTACGACCTCATCACCACAGTGGATTCAAGTGGCCTGCCCAAGTCCACCTCCTTCCTCCCTCACTCTGCGGTAGAGTGGGTCAGCTCCTTTAGACCCCTCCTCAGCAAAATGATGACCTGCACCGAGCAGTCGCTTTACTATCGCCAGTGGACGGTCCCCAAACCCCACCACATGGACAGCAGCAACCGAGCTGAAGGCCGCACCGATAACTTCCACCCACGAAAGTTGCTGCTAAGTGGGCCACCACAG GTGGGAAAGACTGGGGCATATCTTCAGTTTTTGGGTATTCTCTCTCGCATGCTGATCAGGCTGATGGAGGTGGACATCTACGATGAGGAGGACATCAACTGCA ATTGCGAGAAAGATTTGGTGCGATATCATCAGCCCATTGCATTGTGGCCCAATACAGACACTGTACAAGGGATGCCCTTTGATTACACCATCCATGATCCTAAATACGAGGACATCAGCACTGTCTACTCACCAGACTTCACTCCAAATTCATATG ATGGAAACTCCAGAAGGCATGAAGATGTGTATCTACACAGGCGAACGGCACGGATAAAACTCTCTAAATATGCAGCTTACAACACATACCATCATTGTGAGCAGTGTCACCAGTATATGGGTTTCAATCCGCAGTATCAG TCCACCCTGCATGCCTTTACCTTCTCTCACCTTCTACTGGGAGAGGAAATCCAGCTCTACTTCATCATTCCCAAATCCAAGGAGCATCATTTCTCCTTCAGCCAATCAGGAGGCCAGTTGGAGAGTATGAGACTGCCCCTCACTTCCGATTGG AATCCTGATGCCATCAAAAGCCCAATATTCACGCCCACCACTGGTCGCCATGAGCACGGCTTGTTTAATCTGTATCATGCCATGGAAGGAGCCGCCCACCTGCACATTCTAGTGATTAAAGAGTATGAGATGGCTGTCTACAAGAAATACTGGCCCAACCATATAATGCTTGTCCTACCCACTATCTTCAATGGAGCTGGAATAG GAGCAGCTCATTTTCTGATTAAAGAGCTGTCTTATCATAACCTGGAGTTAGAGCGGAGCCGGAGAGTGGAGCATGGCAGTCGGCCACAAGACGTCTGGCCCTTCATCATCCTCGCAGACGATTCTTGTGTAATGTGGAACAGTGTTGATGTTGATCCAAAAAG cGGTACCGCAGGGACAGAAAGAAATGTGTCCTTGAAACAGGTTCTTCAGCACATGGAGTCTTCTCCAGATATTGCTCAATATGGCTTATGCGGGATGAGGAAGTGGTCCAGTCGTGGAGGTGGGGCCGGACAGCAAAAAGAGCCCTTCTCACGTGGACACCTACATGACTTCCTGCTACTCAACGTGGACCTCACACAGAATGTGCAGTACAACCAGAACCG TTTCACATGTGATGATGTGGACTTCAACCTGCGTGCCCACAGTGCAGGCCTCCTCATCTGCAGGTTTAACAGCTTCAGCGTGATGAAGAAGCAGATCGCCATTGGTGGATATGAGACCTTCATCATCAAGACTAAG ATGACTGATGTCCCCACCACAATCCAGCCTACTCAGTACATCTGTGCTCCAGACAGCAAGCACCTGTTCCTGGCCACACCAGCTCAGCTACTGCTGGAGAAATACCTCCAGCACACCAGCCATCACCTCTTTCCCCTCAGCGCCCAAAACTACAGCCACCCCGTCCTCTCTGTCGACTGCTACCTGAACCTCGGCCCAGAG GTGACTGTTTGTTTTGTCAGCTCCAGACCTCACTCTATTAACTTCAGCACTACTGGGCTGCTCTTCAGTGGCCTCCTCTTATACTTCTGTGATTCCTTTGTGACTCCTGGATTCCTTAAAAAGTTCCAGTTCCTGAAAG GAGCCACTCTGTGTGTGATCGGTCCTAACCGCAGCTCTCTGCGTCAGACTGTAGTTCGTCTGGAACTGGAGGAGGAGTGGAGGTTTCGTCTCAGCGATGAGTTTCAGACAGCCAACGCCAAAGAGGACCAGCCTCTCTTTTTCCTCACAGGAAAACACATATGA